From a region of the Corallococcus coralloides DSM 2259 genome:
- a CDS encoding O-antigen ligase family protein: MSSAARDPLPPAATKPPPRPFAESGAAWIVTVLLAAGVVGSVLSAWPLPPTDPLDFFQPKTAMVIIASFVAAAVYVAHERDSWLDAETGALLLFLVLGGTSVLTVATNRSLAWSSLGTSASGGLFFVIARGLPSGTRRVLLTTVISTLLLAALIAALEANGLTPRLSALHRVPGGPLGNRNSLSHLLVLGLPATACLALGDPRRWRVLALASALTSGYVVVIARSRGAWLGAALVIALTAALVLHVVPRTGNGSIRRRGAAVLLAWVLGGTAALILPNSLRWNSPHPYRDTLWGLVEADSGSGRGRLIQYETSLLMAKAYWPLGVGPGNWPVQYPRFAEANDPSVHLKSYEPTNRYPSSDWVAVLSERGLFAFALLVLVALRLFVRAGRTLLRAPRADDALAGGAAAALLMVTTWLGAIDAVLITPAAACVTAVLLGTLLPRRPGDTWCPPALGRHLSGAVRWCGVALLLAFGVLGTSREVALLVIRHAAGTASNLDAIEAQALRFAADDYPTRMTLGVRWSVARQCDRAEPHLSAASRLLPAASAPGEIASRCRLREKRLSGGARTVEQAVPGG; this comes from the coding sequence ATGTCGAGTGCGGCCCGCGACCCCTTGCCGCCTGCGGCGACGAAGCCCCCTCCCAGGCCGTTCGCGGAGAGTGGCGCGGCATGGATTGTCACCGTTCTGCTGGCGGCAGGGGTGGTCGGCAGCGTGTTGTCGGCCTGGCCATTACCTCCTACCGACCCACTTGATTTCTTCCAGCCCAAGACCGCGATGGTCATCATCGCGTCCTTTGTCGCGGCAGCTGTTTACGTCGCCCATGAGCGCGACAGCTGGCTGGACGCCGAAACCGGGGCCCTGCTTCTCTTCCTCGTGCTGGGGGGCACCTCGGTACTGACGGTCGCCACGAACCGGTCACTGGCCTGGTCGTCTCTGGGGACGTCGGCAAGCGGAGGGCTCTTCTTCGTCATCGCGCGTGGGCTGCCCTCAGGCACACGCCGGGTGCTGCTGACCACGGTCATTTCCACGCTCCTGCTGGCCGCGCTCATCGCGGCACTCGAGGCGAATGGCCTTACGCCTCGGCTGTCCGCCCTTCACCGGGTGCCCGGTGGGCCTTTGGGGAATCGAAACTCCCTTTCGCACCTGCTGGTGCTGGGACTTCCGGCGACGGCGTGTCTGGCGCTCGGTGACCCCAGGCGGTGGAGGGTGCTCGCCCTCGCGAGCGCTCTCACTTCGGGCTATGTGGTTGTGATTGCCAGGTCGAGAGGCGCGTGGCTGGGGGCCGCATTGGTGATCGCCCTCACCGCCGCACTGGTGTTGCACGTCGTGCCGCGCACAGGCAATGGGAGCATTCGTCGGCGAGGGGCCGCCGTCCTGCTTGCTTGGGTGCTTGGCGGCACGGCGGCGCTCATTTTGCCCAACAGCTTGCGCTGGAACTCGCCACACCCCTATCGGGACACGCTTTGGGGGCTCGTGGAGGCGGACTCGGGGAGCGGCCGCGGGCGGCTGATCCAGTACGAGACGTCGCTGCTCATGGCAAAGGCCTACTGGCCTCTTGGCGTCGGTCCCGGGAACTGGCCGGTACAGTATCCACGCTTCGCGGAGGCGAATGACCCATCCGTGCACCTGAAGAGCTACGAGCCCACGAATCGCTATCCCAGTAGCGACTGGGTCGCGGTGCTGTCCGAACGAGGCCTGTTCGCCTTCGCGCTGCTTGTTCTTGTCGCGCTCCGATTGTTCGTGCGCGCTGGCCGCACGCTCTTGCGCGCGCCGCGCGCGGACGACGCACTGGCTGGGGGCGCTGCCGCGGCCCTGCTCATGGTCACGACGTGGCTGGGCGCCATCGACGCGGTGCTCATCACCCCTGCGGCAGCCTGCGTTACCGCGGTCCTCCTTGGCACGCTGCTGCCCCGGAGGCCTGGGGATACCTGGTGCCCTCCCGCGCTGGGGCGTCACCTTTCTGGAGCCGTCCGGTGGTGTGGCGTGGCGCTCCTGCTCGCGTTTGGGGTGCTGGGCACCTCACGTGAGGTGGCGCTCCTTGTCATCCGCCATGCGGCCGGAACCGCTTCGAACCTCGACGCCATCGAAGCGCAGGCACTCCGGTTTGCCGCTGACGATTACCCGACACGCATGACCTTGGGGGTTCGCTGGAGCGTAGCGAGGCAGTGCGACCGTGCTGAGCCTCACCTGTCCGCGGCGTCGAGGCTGCTGCCGGCGGCCAGCGCTCCGGGCGAGATTGCCTCGCGCTGCCGCTTACGCGAGAAAAGGCTTTCCGGTGGCGCGAGGACCGTGGAGCAGGCTGTGCCTGGCGGATGA
- a CDS encoding sporulation-delaying protein SdpB family protein produces the protein MLTRLGIWVRSSLEQPLHSNVVGLARSCIALGMLGTLLFTSPADLFLVAADVPNASHCGGPARMGLFCFAGVAYLEVARWIAIIVLALVASGWRPRVTGVLHWYVAMSFFTASKVVDGGDQAATVLSFLLIPVTLTDSRRWHWDPPPLNEQGLSTPGGTLASLSARFVALTCLWAIRLQVAGIYFHAGVSKMKVAEWRDGTAVYYWFTDPWFGFAEPVRTLVMPLLTDGMVITLMTWGSLLLEMMLFAGILATRRARSVLLVLGISFHAAIALVHGLLGFALVMFGALILFLRPVDVPFALPRLALKWPSVPGFTRRSSLQ, from the coding sequence GTGCTGACCCGGCTCGGCATCTGGGTGCGGTCCTCGCTTGAGCAGCCTCTGCACTCCAACGTCGTGGGGCTCGCCCGCTCGTGTATCGCACTGGGCATGCTGGGCACGCTCCTGTTCACCTCTCCCGCCGACCTCTTCCTGGTGGCGGCGGACGTGCCCAATGCGTCCCACTGTGGAGGCCCTGCGCGCATGGGCCTCTTCTGCTTCGCCGGAGTCGCCTACCTGGAGGTGGCTCGCTGGATTGCCATCATCGTACTCGCGCTTGTCGCAAGCGGCTGGCGCCCCCGGGTGACCGGGGTGCTGCACTGGTACGTGGCGATGAGCTTCTTCACGGCGTCGAAGGTGGTTGACGGGGGGGACCAGGCGGCCACGGTCCTCTCGTTCCTGCTCATTCCCGTGACGCTCACCGATTCCCGGCGCTGGCACTGGGATCCTCCTCCGCTGAATGAACAAGGCCTGTCGACACCAGGTGGGACGCTCGCAAGTCTGAGCGCGCGATTTGTCGCACTCACCTGCCTCTGGGCCATTCGGCTTCAGGTCGCTGGAATCTATTTCCATGCGGGTGTCTCGAAGATGAAGGTGGCGGAGTGGCGCGACGGGACGGCCGTGTATTACTGGTTCACGGATCCGTGGTTTGGCTTCGCTGAGCCTGTCCGGACACTCGTCATGCCCCTGCTGACCGACGGCATGGTCATCACCCTCATGACGTGGGGGTCGCTGTTGCTGGAGATGATGCTCTTCGCCGGTATCCTCGCAACACGCCGTGCCCGTTCGGTGCTGCTCGTACTTGGCATCTCCTTTCATGCGGCCATCGCGCTGGTTCATGGACTGCTGGGTTTTGCCCTGGTGATGTTTGGCGCGCTCATCCTCTTCCTGCGTCCCGTCGATGTGCCGTTCGCGCTGCCACGGTTGGCGCTGAAGTGGCCCTCCGTCCCCGGGTTCACGCGCAGGTCGTCCCTGCAATGA
- a CDS encoding SdpA family antimicrobial peptide system protein: protein MALVRTAQACALAPTVHCLPQRVIMDSSSRITAASESAPVPGVSHARLGAVAVVVGLAWIVAIGYSIYPAVPYSPVRLPYAKQLHTFLWAPQGWSFFTRNPREEKRTAYVLRGSTWESVLLAPHGRLSNLGGLRRKSRAQLLEIGRLVNGLPEDAWLPCEESVEKCLAKLPPGRAVKNTFPEPTMCGPTAIVLQRLVPWAWAQSPTPVTMPLRVVPLEVSC from the coding sequence ATGGCGCTGGTGCGCACGGCTCAGGCCTGCGCACTGGCGCCGACGGTCCACTGCCTGCCCCAACGTGTCATCATGGACTCTTCCAGTCGCATCACCGCTGCCAGCGAATCAGCACCTGTCCCTGGAGTCAGTCACGCAAGACTGGGGGCGGTTGCCGTCGTGGTGGGGCTCGCATGGATTGTCGCCATCGGGTACTCGATCTACCCTGCGGTGCCCTACAGTCCCGTGCGCCTGCCCTACGCGAAGCAGTTGCACACGTTCTTGTGGGCACCGCAGGGGTGGTCATTCTTCACGCGCAATCCGCGAGAGGAGAAGAGAACCGCATACGTGCTCCGCGGTTCCACCTGGGAGTCGGTGCTCCTGGCCCCCCATGGCCGCCTCTCCAATCTCGGAGGGCTCCGCCGCAAGTCCCGCGCGCAGCTGCTGGAGATTGGACGGCTGGTGAACGGCCTTCCCGAGGACGCCTGGCTGCCCTGTGAGGAATCCGTCGAGAAATGTCTGGCGAAGCTTCCACCCGGGCGCGCCGTGAAGAACACCTTCCCAGAGCCGACCATGTGCGGGCCAACCGCCATCGTCCTGCAACGGCTCGTGCCGTGGGCCTGGGCGCAGTCCCCCACGCCCGTGACGATGCCCTTGCGTGTCGTGCCCTTGGAGGTCTCGTGCTGA
- a CDS encoding biosynthetic peptidoglycan transglycosylase: MRKRPVIAMLLLLFFLLPTLGMSGLWLATPDASALLRNHPQHTQYMLLRAREQGLPDHAFSLQWIALGDVSPLLICSVVKAEDTGFFRHQGVEWGETRRIAWKWLTGNATHGGSTISQQLARNLYFSPDRNAVRKLRELFAANELERTLDKRRILELYLNTVEWADGVWGIRNASLHFFSKEPGALDAFEAAFLVSLLPAPRQPLLGPNGYRAYVVQSRVLSQLRASGLLDTDAYQRGQTQVRTLYRQLLRGQRVEEVLAGERSTGPEVRGTVPHPEEVDEVLRQECGLEQERAAAKNAVAPPNSGTKSPSLPQHGQGGPVD; encoded by the coding sequence ATGCGCAAGCGGCCAGTCATTGCCATGCTGTTGCTTCTCTTCTTCCTTCTGCCCACCCTGGGCATGTCGGGCTTGTGGCTGGCAACCCCCGATGCATCCGCACTGCTGCGGAATCACCCTCAACACACCCAATACATGCTTCTGCGGGCGCGGGAGCAGGGACTGCCCGACCACGCATTCTCCTTGCAGTGGATTGCACTCGGTGATGTTTCACCCCTGTTGATCTGCTCGGTTGTCAAGGCAGAGGACACGGGCTTCTTCCGGCATCAGGGAGTCGAGTGGGGCGAAACGCGCCGCATTGCCTGGAAATGGCTCACGGGGAACGCCACACATGGCGGCAGCACCATCAGCCAGCAACTCGCCCGGAACCTCTATTTTTCTCCAGACCGCAACGCGGTTCGAAAACTGCGCGAGCTGTTTGCCGCCAATGAACTCGAGAGGACATTGGACAAGCGCCGGATCCTGGAGCTCTATCTCAATACTGTCGAATGGGCAGATGGGGTCTGGGGCATACGAAACGCCAGCTTGCACTTCTTCAGCAAGGAGCCCGGTGCGCTGGATGCCTTTGAGGCCGCGTTTCTCGTGAGCCTGCTGCCGGCACCGCGTCAGCCATTGCTCGGCCCGAACGGCTATCGAGCTTACGTCGTCCAGTCGCGCGTACTGAGCCAGCTTCGGGCCTCGGGCCTGCTGGACACGGACGCGTACCAGCGTGGGCAGACACAGGTGAGGACGCTCTACAGACAGCTTCTCCGAGGACAGAGGGTGGAAGAGGTTCTCGCTGGAGAACGCTCCACAGGTCCTGAGGTGCGTGGAACAGTCCCTCACCCCGAGGAAGTGGATGAAGTACTCCGTCAGGAATGTGGGCTCGAGCAGGAACGTGCCGCGGCGAAGAACGCTGTGGCTCCGCCGAACTCCGGGACGAAGTCCCCCTCCCTGCCCCAGCATGGGCAGGGAGGTCCAGTCGACTGA
- the folD gene encoding bifunctional methylenetetrahydrofolate dehydrogenase/methenyltetrahydrofolate cyclohydrolase FolD: MTAQLIDGKAVAARVRAEIKEEVTRLKAERGITPGLAVVRVGEDPASKIYVTGKKKAAEEVGFNSWEHHPDENITQDELLALVHRLNEDPAVHGILVQLPLPKHIDADAIIAAVKPEKDADGFHPMNAGNLLLGRPATRACTPYGVMRLLEEVGCNPAGKRAVVVGRSNIVGKPQALMLLQKDATVTVCHRKSDLPSEVAQADILVVAVGVPELVKGAWIKPGAVVIDVGMNRKADGKLVGDVEFAAAAERASYITPVPGGVGPMTIAMLMKNTLEAAQRGVK; the protein is encoded by the coding sequence ATGACGGCTCAGTTGATTGACGGCAAGGCAGTGGCGGCGCGCGTGCGGGCGGAGATCAAGGAGGAGGTGACGCGCCTGAAGGCCGAGCGCGGCATCACCCCGGGGCTCGCCGTGGTGCGCGTGGGTGAGGACCCGGCGTCGAAGATCTACGTGACGGGGAAGAAGAAGGCCGCCGAGGAGGTGGGCTTCAACTCCTGGGAGCACCACCCGGACGAGAACATCACCCAGGACGAGCTCCTGGCGCTGGTGCACCGGCTCAATGAGGATCCGGCCGTGCACGGCATCCTGGTGCAGCTGCCGCTGCCCAAGCACATCGACGCGGACGCCATCATCGCGGCGGTGAAGCCGGAGAAGGACGCGGACGGCTTCCACCCGATGAACGCGGGCAACCTGCTCCTGGGGCGCCCGGCGACGCGCGCGTGCACGCCCTACGGGGTGATGAGGCTGTTGGAAGAAGTGGGGTGCAATCCGGCCGGCAAGCGCGCGGTGGTGGTGGGCCGCAGCAACATCGTGGGCAAGCCGCAGGCGCTGATGCTGCTCCAGAAGGACGCGACGGTGACGGTGTGCCACCGCAAGAGCGACCTGCCGTCGGAGGTGGCGCAGGCGGACATCCTGGTGGTGGCGGTGGGCGTGCCGGAGCTGGTGAAGGGCGCGTGGATCAAGCCCGGCGCGGTGGTGATTGACGTGGGCATGAACCGCAAGGCGGACGGCAAGCTGGTGGGCGACGTGGAGTTCGCCGCCGCGGCGGAGCGTGCGTCGTACATCACGCCGGTCCCGGGTGGCGTGGGCCCGATGACGATCGCGATGCTGATGAAGAACACGCTGGAGGCAGCTCAGCGCGGCGTGAAGTAG
- a CDS encoding TerB family tellurite resistance protein yields MAGLLMGGPWAIVLSLILGTALGHYFDEQHAAPPDFPEIFSDFPTTFEPPPKPAPLSQGPGEFPIIQAPDEDPLDRDITALFVDVARADGDMRREEVREVRRYFEEVLRADAHTVQAVRRYLKDFLAHPASLDSPAALASCLDSLPSGERLRLLDALYEMALADGPLQRSEREALKRMAEGLDVPDAKVQALAEQHLGDATAHYQTLGLPPDATDAEVKSAYRKLAARFHPDKASHLAPKAAEQAARRFQAARDAYEEIRRLRGL; encoded by the coding sequence ATGGCCGGCCTCCTCATGGGCGGGCCCTGGGCCATCGTGCTCTCCCTCATCCTGGGCACGGCCCTGGGCCACTACTTCGACGAACAGCACGCCGCGCCCCCGGACTTCCCTGAAATCTTCAGCGACTTCCCCACCACCTTCGAACCGCCTCCCAAGCCGGCCCCCCTCTCCCAGGGCCCGGGCGAGTTCCCCATCATCCAGGCCCCGGACGAGGACCCGCTCGACCGCGACATCACCGCCCTCTTCGTGGACGTGGCCCGCGCCGACGGGGACATGCGCCGCGAGGAGGTCCGCGAGGTCCGCCGCTACTTCGAGGAGGTCCTCCGCGCCGACGCCCACACCGTCCAGGCCGTGCGCCGCTACCTCAAGGACTTCCTCGCCCACCCCGCCTCCCTGGACTCCCCCGCCGCCCTCGCCTCCTGCCTGGACTCCCTGCCTTCGGGCGAACGGCTCCGCCTGCTGGACGCGCTCTATGAGATGGCGCTCGCGGACGGCCCCCTCCAGCGCTCCGAACGCGAGGCCCTGAAGCGCATGGCCGAAGGGCTGGACGTCCCCGACGCCAAGGTCCAGGCCCTGGCCGAACAGCACCTGGGCGACGCCACCGCCCACTACCAGACGCTGGGCCTCCCCCCGGACGCCACCGACGCGGAGGTGAAGAGCGCCTACCGCAAGCTCGCCGCCCGCTTCCACCCGGACAAGGCCAGCCACCTCGCGCCCAAGGCCGCCGAGCAGGCCGCCCGCCGGTTCCAGGCCGCCCGCGACGCCTACGAGGAAATCCGCAGGCTGCGCGGCCTGTAG
- a CDS encoding Smr/MutS family protein, which translates to MSQRPPKKKEAEFQNNPFKSAIKTLQDQQKQEKEAAAAEAAAKKKAVVQRSTKAPKARPEDDDVGLFFSAMDGVQQITNRGEAPKTNPRLPELIDDNAEALAQLSDLVAVDGPLSFSGSDESFEGASPGTDPNLLRSLRRGDFSVQDRLDLHGKTQREAQAAVERFLSDSRRAKRRCVLIVHGRGLNSKDQIPVLKDAVRDLLSQKRLERMVLAFSTARPQDGGAGAVYVLLRR; encoded by the coding sequence ATGAGCCAGCGTCCCCCCAAGAAGAAGGAAGCGGAGTTCCAGAACAACCCGTTCAAGTCCGCCATCAAGACGCTTCAGGATCAGCAGAAGCAGGAGAAGGAGGCCGCCGCCGCGGAGGCCGCCGCGAAGAAGAAGGCCGTCGTGCAGAGGTCCACGAAGGCCCCCAAGGCCCGTCCGGAAGACGACGACGTGGGCCTCTTCTTCTCCGCCATGGACGGCGTGCAGCAGATCACCAACCGCGGTGAAGCCCCCAAGACGAACCCGCGCCTGCCGGAGCTCATCGACGACAACGCGGAGGCGCTCGCGCAGCTCTCCGACCTGGTCGCCGTGGACGGGCCGTTGTCCTTCAGTGGCTCGGACGAGTCCTTCGAGGGCGCCTCCCCCGGCACCGACCCCAACCTGCTGCGTTCGCTGCGCCGGGGCGACTTCTCCGTGCAGGACCGGCTGGACCTTCACGGCAAGACGCAGCGCGAGGCCCAGGCCGCCGTGGAGCGCTTCCTGTCCGACAGCCGCCGCGCCAAGCGCCGCTGCGTGCTCATCGTCCACGGGCGCGGTTTGAATTCCAAGGATCAGATCCCGGTGCTCAAGGACGCGGTGCGGGACCTTCTGTCGCAGAAGCGACTGGAGCGGATGGTGCTGGCGTTCTCCACTGCCCGTCCGCAGGACGGCGGGGCCGGCGCCGTCTACGTGCTGCTGCGCCGATAG
- the add gene encoding adenosine deaminase produces MVRDLIDLHIHVGGAVAPHILWSIAHQQGFKLPVKNYFDFVELITSRPGKVGSLDDYLKILHTWTEKIQSSPSAIERSVYEVIGKEYRGSRVTQIELRFNPMKRNLSSELDLDHIIHAALRGMDRATLEYGVKVGLIFCLAREFDHKLNSIIVEKAIKYRSRGVYGIDLAGTERDAMEHKASLSEYEDLYARARKAGLKCTVHTGETAGTGANGLMAAVEKLKPHRIGHGIRAAYDESAMKILRENNITLELCPTSNIHTKAVADLQELKHIMQTFWDRKVKFTINTDGPYLLETDMRREIEIVESNGLLSTEQVDQALAWAREASFIPA; encoded by the coding sequence ATGGTTCGCGACCTCATTGACCTTCATATCCACGTGGGTGGCGCGGTGGCTCCGCACATCCTGTGGTCCATTGCCCACCAGCAGGGCTTCAAGCTCCCCGTCAAGAACTACTTCGACTTCGTCGAGCTGATCACCTCCCGTCCGGGCAAGGTGGGCAGCCTCGACGACTACCTGAAGATCCTCCACACCTGGACGGAGAAGATCCAATCCTCTCCCAGCGCCATCGAGCGCTCCGTCTACGAGGTGATTGGCAAGGAGTACCGGGGCAGCCGCGTCACCCAGATCGAGCTGCGCTTCAACCCGATGAAGCGCAACCTCTCCAGCGAGCTGGACCTGGACCACATCATCCACGCGGCGCTGCGGGGCATGGACCGCGCGACGCTGGAGTACGGCGTGAAGGTGGGCCTCATCTTCTGCCTGGCCCGCGAGTTCGACCACAAGCTCAACAGCATCATCGTGGAGAAGGCCATCAAGTACCGCTCGCGCGGCGTGTACGGCATCGACCTGGCCGGCACGGAGCGCGACGCGATGGAGCACAAGGCCTCTCTCTCTGAGTACGAGGACCTCTACGCCCGGGCTCGCAAGGCGGGCCTCAAGTGCACCGTGCACACCGGCGAGACGGCCGGCACGGGCGCCAACGGCCTGATGGCGGCGGTGGAGAAGCTCAAGCCCCACCGCATCGGCCACGGCATCCGCGCCGCGTACGACGAGTCCGCGATGAAGATCCTGCGCGAGAACAACATCACGCTGGAGCTGTGCCCGACCTCCAACATCCACACCAAGGCGGTGGCGGACCTGCAGGAGCTCAAGCACATCATGCAGACGTTCTGGGACCGCAAGGTGAAGTTCACCATCAACACGGACGGCCCCTACCTGCTGGAGACGGACATGCGGCGGGAGATTGAGATCGTCGAGTCCAACGGCCTGCTTTCCACGGAGCAGGTGGACCAGGCACTCGCGTGGGCGCGCGAGGCGTCCTTCATCCCGGCCTGA
- a CDS encoding quinone-dependent dihydroorotate dehydrogenase, with the protein MYGLTRALLFSLPPEPAHRLGMSGLAALGKWNARCRAMREHTLRRAPMDLSVELAGLKFAHPVALAAGLDKDAEAVDGLFACGFSAVEIGTVTPKPQPGNPKPRLFRLPEHRAVINRMGFNNHGTATAAERLKAREWKPGPLGVNIGKNKDTPLERAVDDYVACVDALAPLGDYVVVNASSPNTPGLRKLQEPEALSALLLAVRERMDQVAPGTPLFLKIAPDLTPEAVDEVVDVAMARGLSGLIATNTTLTRPFEHKHSKEAGGLSGAPVRELSNAVIRRAYQRSQGALPLIGVGGVFTAQDVYEKLRAGATVVQVYTGFIYEGPGMVDRILPELGALLARDGFASVRDVIGLDAREVTPA; encoded by the coding sequence ATGTACGGCCTGACTCGCGCATTGCTCTTCAGCCTGCCCCCGGAGCCCGCGCACCGGCTGGGCATGTCGGGGCTCGCGGCCCTGGGGAAGTGGAACGCCCGCTGCCGCGCGATGCGCGAGCACACGCTTCGCCGCGCGCCCATGGACCTGTCCGTGGAGCTGGCGGGGCTGAAGTTCGCCCACCCGGTGGCGCTCGCCGCCGGGCTGGACAAGGACGCGGAGGCCGTGGACGGGCTGTTCGCCTGCGGCTTCTCCGCCGTGGAGATTGGCACCGTCACGCCGAAGCCCCAGCCCGGCAACCCGAAGCCGCGCCTCTTCCGCCTGCCGGAGCACCGCGCGGTCATCAACCGCATGGGCTTCAACAACCACGGCACGGCCACCGCGGCGGAGCGCCTCAAGGCCCGCGAGTGGAAGCCCGGCCCGCTGGGCGTGAACATCGGCAAGAACAAGGACACGCCGCTGGAGCGCGCGGTGGACGACTACGTGGCGTGCGTGGACGCGCTCGCGCCGCTGGGGGACTACGTCGTCGTCAACGCGTCGTCGCCCAACACGCCGGGCCTGCGCAAGCTGCAGGAGCCGGAGGCGCTGTCCGCGCTGCTGCTCGCCGTGCGCGAGCGCATGGACCAGGTGGCCCCGGGCACGCCGCTGTTCCTCAAGATCGCCCCGGACCTCACGCCCGAGGCCGTGGATGAGGTGGTGGACGTGGCGATGGCGCGTGGGCTGTCCGGGCTCATCGCCACCAACACCACCCTCACCCGCCCCTTCGAGCACAAGCACTCGAAGGAGGCCGGCGGCCTGTCCGGCGCCCCGGTGCGCGAGCTGTCCAACGCCGTCATCCGCCGTGCCTACCAGCGCAGCCAGGGCGCCCTGCCCCTCATCGGCGTGGGCGGCGTGTTCACCGCGCAGGACGTCTACGAGAAGCTGCGCGCGGGCGCGACCGTGGTGCAGGTCTACACGGGCTTCATCTACGAGGGCCCGGGCATGGTGGACCGCATCCTCCCGGAGCTGGGCGCCCTGCTGGCCCGGGACGGCTTCGCCTCCGTGCGCGACGTGATTGGCTTGGACGCCCGCGAAGTCACGCCCGCGTAG
- a CDS encoding putative lipoprotein codes for MRMRSWWWVVAAAGSVMGCGAGLEAWDSGKGPEVAEVQARMEAAWGTREVKQVLPPGRTPGTRLDKEPRPELLTDVAGTLYFVVQEEDQRIALWKSDGTTAGTVVVKAFPPTNAILGGLRIGQMTPLGSRLFFHLFEPALGWELWVSDGTTEGTRPVVDMNPGPAGSNQFNITVLNGALSFFRHAPYDQGGTTQLWRSDGTAAGTVQLLDFGRLTGGPGVVLPASGIRVFFTDDFEETVRLWRTDGTAAGTVQLKDFGIPGRYQGTIPWTLRLGESMLFTLQDTVNGTRLWRTDGTTEGTRLLKRLDASADVALFPPQVVDGTVVFTVTDEGPSLEVWKTDGTEAGTLRLDAFGRDGQLLGVAGGFATVLTRTEDRHTKLWRLPLSGGPKEGVTILSNPYADDPKAVPGLRNAVRVEGRIYFARTLGATVQTPRDVDLWVTDGTAEGTRRLSSGLTRPDVFHSPLMALDSGRLLFSAKGNVWITDGTVQGTHAVDSLTANKTPAEAAAFTRVGEHIFFRALPGAPGFSLWAIPADDTGEPSSPLIR; via the coding sequence ATGCGGATGAGGTCGTGGTGGTGGGTGGTGGCGGCGGCGGGAAGCGTGATGGGGTGCGGCGCGGGGCTGGAGGCCTGGGACTCCGGGAAGGGTCCAGAGGTCGCGGAGGTCCAGGCTCGGATGGAAGCGGCCTGGGGCACGCGGGAGGTGAAGCAGGTGCTTCCCCCTGGCCGGACTCCGGGGACGCGGCTGGACAAGGAGCCCCGTCCCGAGCTGCTGACGGACGTGGCGGGCACGCTCTACTTCGTGGTGCAGGAGGAGGACCAGCGCATCGCGCTGTGGAAGAGCGACGGGACGACGGCGGGGACTGTCGTCGTGAAGGCGTTCCCGCCGACGAATGCGATCCTGGGCGGCCTGCGGATCGGCCAGATGACGCCGCTGGGCTCGCGGCTGTTCTTCCACCTGTTCGAGCCGGCGCTGGGCTGGGAGCTCTGGGTAAGCGACGGGACGACGGAGGGCACCCGGCCTGTCGTGGACATGAACCCGGGCCCGGCGGGTTCGAACCAGTTCAACATCACGGTGCTCAACGGCGCGCTCTCGTTCTTCCGGCATGCGCCCTACGACCAGGGCGGCACGACGCAGCTGTGGCGCTCGGATGGCACCGCGGCGGGCACGGTCCAGTTGCTGGATTTTGGCCGCCTCACTGGCGGCCCGGGGGTGGTGCTCCCGGCTTCCGGCATCCGCGTGTTCTTCACCGATGACTTCGAGGAGACCGTGCGCTTGTGGCGCACGGACGGCACGGCCGCCGGGACGGTCCAGTTGAAGGACTTCGGCATTCCAGGGCGGTACCAGGGCACGATCCCGTGGACCCTGCGGCTGGGCGAGTCGATGTTGTTCACCCTCCAGGACACGGTGAACGGCACGCGCCTGTGGCGGACGGACGGCACCACCGAGGGCACCCGGCTGCTGAAGCGGCTGGATGCGTCCGCGGACGTGGCCCTGTTCCCGCCCCAGGTCGTGGACGGCACCGTGGTGTTCACCGTCACCGATGAGGGGCCCAGCCTGGAGGTCTGGAAGACGGACGGCACGGAGGCCGGCACGCTGCGGCTGGATGCCTTCGGCCGGGACGGCCAGCTGCTGGGCGTCGCCGGAGGCTTCGCCACGGTGCTCACGCGCACCGAGGACCGCCACACGAAGCTCTGGCGGCTGCCCCTGTCCGGAGGCCCCAAGGAGGGCGTCACCATCCTCTCCAATCCCTACGCGGACGACCCGAAGGCCGTGCCGGGCCTGCGCAACGCGGTGAGGGTGGAGGGCCGCATCTACTTCGCCCGGACGCTGGGCGCGACGGTCCAGACACCTCGCGACGTGGACCTGTGGGTGACGGATGGCACCGCGGAGGGCACTCGGCGGCTGTCCTCCGGCCTCACCCGGCCGGATGTGTTCCATTCGCCGCTCATGGCCCTGGACTCCGGCAGGCTGCTGTTCTCCGCGAAGGGCAATGTCTGGATTACAGACGGGACGGTCCAGGGCACCCACGCGGTGGACTCCCTGACCGCGAACAAGACTCCCGCGGAAGCGGCTGCCTTTACGCGCGTGGGCGAACACATCTTCTTCCGCGCCCTGCCTGGCGCTCCGGGCTTCTCGCTGTGGGCCATTCCCGCCGATGACACCGGCGAGCCTTCGAGCCCGCTGATCCGGTAG